One Williamsia phyllosphaerae DNA segment encodes these proteins:
- a CDS encoding class F sortase codes for MNRRWRIRVLGCLAVALVSSAACSNESSPSSRPFPAGDSAAASKELDTRKPVVPADEDRPIVPGHLYIPGIAVNSTVLTLGTVVEPDPFLGGRDVTAFEVPPDLARAGWWSDGPRVGAPGMAVLLGHSQVGGGHAVFNRIGELTPGAVVLVDAESGAARLGFEVSTVVRGIAKNDETALQTVLAANAPTSDLALVTCSGPFSSSVSESADNTVVFARRS; via the coding sequence GTGAATCGTCGGTGGCGCATCCGTGTACTCGGCTGCCTCGCCGTGGCGTTGGTCTCGTCGGCGGCCTGTTCGAATGAATCATCGCCGTCGTCGAGGCCGTTTCCGGCCGGCGACAGCGCCGCCGCCTCGAAGGAGCTCGACACCCGGAAGCCCGTGGTCCCGGCCGATGAGGACCGTCCGATCGTCCCGGGTCATCTCTACATTCCCGGGATCGCGGTCAACAGCACTGTGCTCACGCTCGGGACAGTCGTCGAACCGGACCCGTTCCTGGGCGGTCGGGACGTGACCGCTTTCGAGGTGCCGCCCGACCTCGCGCGGGCCGGCTGGTGGTCTGACGGACCGCGAGTCGGAGCGCCCGGCATGGCCGTTCTGCTCGGCCACAGCCAGGTCGGTGGGGGCCACGCGGTGTTCAACCGGATCGGCGAGCTCACACCGGGGGCGGTCGTGCTCGTCGATGCGGAATCCGGTGCCGCCCGTCTCGGGTTCGAGGTGTCCACCGTCGTGCGTGGTATCGCGAAGAACGACGAGACGGCATTGCAGACGGTGCTCGCGGCCAACGCGCCGACGTCGGATCTCGCCCTCGTCACCTGTAGCGGACCGTTCAGTTCGTCGGTCTCGGAGAGCGCCGACAACACCGTGGTGTTCGCTCGACGCAGCTGA
- a CDS encoding glycosyltransferase, with amino-acid sequence MRVVQVVTMASPDGSFGGPMRVATNLATELRRRGHQVVIVAGQRGYDETPTALSGVPARLFGVRRVLPISGFAGLASPDMLRWFREASRDFDVMHVHLARDLITLPMARLAIARGLPVVAQTHGMIRPRRDLAARIIDAALTRPVLARADAVTFLTDQEKTDLVGVSRPGVRLSELRNGIVIGPAASETRRSSPEALFLGRLHPRKRAPVFVEAALRLLEDGVDARFAIVGPDEGDLPQVLAAIGRSRHHGAFSVEGALDPDDTGARMARSDVFVLPSVDEPYPMAVLEAMALGLPVVVTDTCGLAGSVSQGAGYVADDGVESLTEAMRRLLTGVDERITLGEKAREIVRRDHDIASVATTLEQMYVHAARGGTAR; translated from the coding sequence GTGAGGGTCGTCCAGGTGGTCACGATGGCGTCACCGGACGGTTCGTTCGGTGGCCCGATGCGCGTCGCGACCAATCTCGCGACCGAGTTGAGACGACGTGGGCACCAGGTCGTCATCGTCGCGGGACAGCGGGGGTACGACGAGACCCCGACGGCGCTGAGCGGTGTGCCCGCTCGACTCTTCGGTGTCCGACGCGTCCTGCCGATCTCGGGATTCGCGGGGCTGGCGTCGCCCGACATGCTGCGATGGTTTCGCGAGGCATCCCGGGATTTCGACGTGATGCACGTCCATCTCGCGCGGGATCTGATCACACTGCCGATGGCGAGACTCGCGATCGCCCGCGGACTACCCGTGGTGGCCCAGACCCACGGGATGATCCGGCCGCGACGCGACCTCGCCGCTCGCATCATCGACGCGGCGCTCACCAGACCGGTCCTGGCGCGCGCGGACGCGGTCACCTTCCTCACCGATCAGGAGAAGACAGATCTCGTCGGGGTGTCGCGGCCCGGGGTCCGGCTGAGTGAGCTGCGCAACGGCATCGTCATCGGACCCGCCGCGTCCGAGACGCGTCGGTCGTCACCCGAGGCGTTGTTCCTAGGACGGCTCCATCCGCGCAAGCGGGCACCGGTGTTCGTCGAAGCGGCTCTTCGACTTCTCGAGGACGGGGTCGACGCGAGGTTCGCGATCGTGGGGCCCGACGAGGGGGATCTCCCGCAGGTGCTCGCGGCGATCGGGCGGTCGCGCCACCACGGCGCGTTCTCCGTCGAGGGCGCGCTCGACCCGGACGACACCGGGGCACGGATGGCGAGGTCCGATGTGTTCGTCCTGCCATCTGTCGACGAGCCGTATCCGATGGCCGTCCTCGAGGCCATGGCGCTGGGGTTGCCGGTCGTGGTGACCGACACGTGCGGCCTCGCCGGATCGGTGTCCCAGGGCGCGGGGTACGTCGCCGATGACGGCGTCGAGAGCCTGACCGAGGCGATGCGCCGACTTCTGACCGGGGTCGACGAGAGGATCACCCTCGGCGAGAAGGCGCGTGAGATCGTGCGACGTGACCACGACATCGCTTCGGTCGCGACCACGCTCGAGCAGATGTACGTACACGCTGCGCGAGGCGGTACGGCCCGGTAG
- a CDS encoding glycosyltransferase: MSSATFSVLIPSFNAERFVEEAARSALAQLHAGDEIIVQDGGSDDGTVELLRAIAADDARVRIHSERDDGQSDALNRALARAQGEWIVWLNADDLLLPGALDAVRGAIASDPDLDMVCGASQILRSEGDVVDVYPGRRLETRTLLRVGCASFSGSIVARTALLRGVGGFRVDLDCTMDLALQFELARRSPSQVLIDHPIGALRFHEASKSARLWKTFLSEATSLRGTYARSVPQRLDAAWGTVVLAASIPLFRIRLTPGYRKLRRRIRGPR; this comes from the coding sequence GTGTCGTCGGCCACGTTCAGTGTGCTCATCCCGTCGTTCAACGCAGAACGGTTCGTGGAGGAGGCCGCCCGCAGTGCGTTGGCACAGCTGCACGCCGGCGACGAGATCATCGTCCAGGACGGAGGATCCGACGACGGGACCGTCGAGCTGTTGAGAGCCATCGCGGCAGACGACGCACGAGTACGGATTCACTCGGAGCGCGACGACGGACAGTCCGACGCCCTGAATCGGGCATTGGCACGTGCGCAGGGCGAATGGATCGTGTGGCTCAACGCCGACGACCTGCTCCTGCCGGGTGCGCTCGACGCCGTCCGCGGTGCGATCGCGTCGGATCCCGACCTGGACATGGTGTGCGGGGCGAGTCAGATACTCCGCAGCGAGGGCGACGTGGTCGACGTCTACCCTGGCCGCCGGTTGGAGACACGCACCCTCCTGCGCGTCGGATGCGCGTCGTTCTCCGGGTCCATCGTCGCCCGCACCGCACTTCTCCGGGGCGTGGGTGGGTTCCGGGTGGACCTCGACTGCACGATGGACCTCGCGCTCCAGTTCGAACTCGCCCGGCGATCACCGTCGCAGGTGCTGATCGACCACCCCATCGGCGCTCTACGGTTCCATGAGGCGTCGAAATCGGCCCGTCTGTGGAAGACGTTCCTGTCTGAGGCGACGTCCTTGCGGGGAACGTATGCGCGGTCGGTGCCGCAGCGACTCGACGCCGCCTGGGGCACCGTGGTCTTGGCCGCCTCCATCCCGCTGTTCCGGATCCGGCTCACACCGGGTTACCGCAAACTTCGTCGTCGGATCAGAGGCCCGCGGTGA
- a CDS encoding class I SAM-dependent methyltransferase — protein MTDPDEVVAQSQEALHGEGHDYTVGSPHLRHRDLRDVLENKIDSAVSEVVRRTGGCRVLEIGAGHGSFTDVVVRAGGMVTVTEMSRPSTDLLTRRFAGADQVTILYDPDGREAFRRGGTYDLILLISVIHHIPDYLGLIEELIDTLLAEHGSVLTYQDPLWYPKQSRTAMATSWGSYFVWRLGQGEIRRGLKTRLRRLRGTYDDQEPSDLVEYHVIRDGVDQRALKRLFESRFESVSSEEYFSTQLPALQKLGSRLFPPNTFGISGRDARPADRR, from the coding sequence ATGACCGATCCGGACGAGGTGGTCGCCCAGTCCCAGGAGGCGCTGCACGGCGAGGGACACGACTACACGGTCGGCAGTCCGCACCTGCGACATCGCGACCTGCGTGACGTGCTCGAGAACAAGATCGATTCCGCGGTCTCCGAGGTCGTGAGACGTACCGGAGGATGTCGGGTCCTCGAGATCGGTGCCGGACACGGATCCTTCACCGACGTCGTGGTGCGCGCGGGGGGCATGGTCACCGTCACCGAGATGTCGCGGCCCAGCACCGACCTCCTCACGCGGCGCTTCGCCGGCGCGGACCAGGTGACGATCCTCTATGACCCCGACGGCCGTGAGGCGTTTCGGCGGGGCGGGACCTACGACCTGATCCTGTTGATCTCGGTGATCCACCACATCCCGGACTATCTCGGCCTGATCGAGGAGTTGATCGACACCCTGTTGGCAGAGCACGGAAGCGTGCTGACCTATCAGGACCCGCTGTGGTACCCGAAGCAGAGTCGGACCGCGATGGCCACATCGTGGGGCTCCTATTTCGTCTGGCGGCTCGGTCAGGGCGAGATCCGACGGGGCCTCAAGACACGGCTGCGACGGCTGCGTGGCACCTACGACGACCAGGAGCCGTCGGATCTGGTCGAGTACCACGTCATCCGCGATGGCGTCGATCAGCGGGCGCTGAAGCGTCTCTTCGAATCGCGCTTCGAGTCGGTGTCGTCGGAGGAGTACTTCTCCACGCAATTGCCCGCACTCCAGAAGCTCGGATCGCGTCTGTTCCCGCCGAACACCTTCGGGATCAGCGGGAGGGACGCGCGGCCCGCGGATCGTCGATGA
- a CDS encoding lipopolysaccharide biosynthesis protein gives MTHRLEKPPTKLSHAVIVRVGSRVSASGMLGLTLLFVAHLTSVGDFGRFMFAYTAAMIGGLVVGTGAPARVLRAGHDEVDRVNVPSIYMTHTVLVGSFAGIALACSVWFGASLAVVAGLAFALSDTVQNYAQSHLAGVGSDVAANVLIVTQRALPLVVVLLTWGGPLLGWLAVAFGICAVFAIAAPWPSAASIGGARLRPVWRWDFWSYSLSGTFFTAQVPLVGVLFSPLVLGYFAMATRVIGPVTLLSASVSTVVIPEMVRRMGTEGLRSIYRTYRTFSYAYLALVVAISAPVAWAVVWFLGDKYSPALPLLIGIMIGAGLSGCSQAASALLMACEGAARPTVAIVAGNALALAVIAGIAVTGRPGLLCVAPVLSEAVVLGLMTRAARDALERIP, from the coding sequence GTGACCCACCGCCTGGAGAAGCCCCCGACGAAGCTCTCGCACGCGGTGATCGTGCGAGTGGGGTCGCGAGTCAGTGCGTCCGGGATGCTCGGCCTCACACTGCTTTTCGTCGCGCATCTGACCTCGGTGGGCGACTTCGGGCGCTTCATGTTCGCCTACACCGCGGCGATGATCGGTGGTCTCGTGGTGGGGACCGGGGCTCCCGCGCGAGTGCTCCGGGCCGGGCACGACGAGGTCGATCGCGTCAACGTGCCGTCGATCTACATGACCCACACCGTTCTGGTGGGGTCGTTCGCCGGAATCGCCCTCGCCTGCTCGGTCTGGTTCGGGGCCTCGCTCGCCGTGGTCGCCGGACTCGCGTTCGCCCTGTCGGACACCGTGCAGAACTATGCGCAGTCCCACCTCGCGGGCGTCGGGTCGGACGTCGCGGCCAACGTGCTCATCGTGACGCAGCGCGCCCTGCCGTTGGTGGTCGTCCTGCTCACCTGGGGAGGTCCCCTTCTGGGCTGGCTCGCAGTCGCTTTCGGAATCTGTGCCGTGTTCGCCATCGCGGCGCCGTGGCCGTCAGCGGCGTCCATCGGTGGTGCTCGCCTGCGCCCGGTGTGGCGGTGGGATTTCTGGTCGTACTCGTTGTCGGGCACCTTCTTCACGGCACAGGTACCGCTCGTCGGAGTTCTGTTCTCGCCGTTGGTACTCGGCTACTTCGCGATGGCGACACGGGTCATCGGTCCCGTCACTCTGCTGTCGGCATCGGTGTCGACGGTCGTGATCCCGGAGATGGTGCGGCGTATGGGAACCGAGGGACTGCGTTCGATCTATCGCACCTATCGCACCTTCTCCTACGCGTACCTCGCTCTGGTGGTCGCGATCTCGGCACCAGTTGCCTGGGCCGTGGTGTGGTTCCTGGGCGACAAGTACTCACCGGCGCTGCCGTTGCTGATCGGCATCATGATCGGTGCCGGGTTGTCTGGCTGCTCCCAGGCGGCAAGCGCCCTGCTGATGGCCTGCGAGGGGGCAGCGCGACCCACGGTCGCCATCGTCGCGGGCAATGCACTGGCCCTGGCCGTCATCGCCGGTATCGCGGTCACCGGACGTCCCGGATTGCTCTGTGTCGCGCCGGTACTCAGCGAGGCGGTCGTGTTGGGGCTGATGACCCGCGCGGCCCGAGACGCCCTGGAACGAATCCCATGA
- a CDS encoding FkbM family methyltransferase, with amino-acid sequence MRHDLRHAILRKLRRLGVDVKRYPATDSTWLLTRLLATADVSQVIDVGANGGRYGNELREAGWTGPIVSLEPLGEPFRRLVEASRRDASWTALQMAAGDERHDAQMHVASNAGESSSLLTMLDAHSDAAPMISIVGTENVAVHRIDDLLGTTIPARERSFLKVDAQGYEMAVLRGASRFVDEFCSGLQLEVSLVDLYDGAPRPDELFDAVSGLGFTLASVIPGFVDIQTGRMLQCDCVFARPSVFTTAG; translated from the coding sequence ATGCGACACGATCTGCGACACGCGATCCTGCGAAAACTCCGACGCCTCGGTGTCGATGTGAAGCGCTACCCGGCAACAGACTCCACCTGGCTGCTCACGCGGCTGCTGGCCACAGCAGATGTCTCCCAGGTCATCGATGTCGGCGCCAACGGTGGGCGGTACGGCAACGAGCTCCGTGAGGCCGGCTGGACAGGTCCCATCGTCTCGCTCGAGCCGCTGGGCGAGCCGTTCCGACGTCTCGTCGAGGCATCCCGGCGCGACGCGTCGTGGACGGCATTGCAGATGGCGGCCGGCGACGAGCGACACGATGCTCAGATGCATGTCGCGAGCAACGCCGGCGAGAGCAGCTCCTTGTTGACGATGCTCGATGCGCATTCCGACGCGGCACCGATGATCAGCATCGTCGGCACCGAGAACGTCGCCGTCCACCGCATCGACGACCTGCTCGGTACGACCATTCCCGCACGAGAGCGCTCGTTCCTGAAGGTCGACGCGCAGGGTTACGAGATGGCCGTGCTGCGTGGTGCATCGCGATTCGTGGACGAATTCTGTAGCGGGCTCCAGTTGGAGGTCAGCCTCGTCGACCTGTACGACGGCGCGCCCCGCCCCGACGAACTGTTCGATGCCGTCAGCGGCCTCGGCTTCACATTGGCGTCGGTCATCCCCGGGTTCGTCGACATACAGACCGGACGGATGCTGCAGTGTGACTGCGTTTTCGCCCGCCCGTCGGTGTTCACCACCGCGGGGTGA
- a CDS encoding O-antigen ligase family protein gives MSLALLLIGSTVLLALGWRRDDLRTLRGSADAVDVLWVLAIAAWPTVVTYLLAPLVFPGDAAAQVAGAQFPILQYAPAMIMSLVALGRAVVAGRMRIDPPALVLGALLLVGFASLVIDGSGQVVNLVVAGILVVGTFVRTREVGLALIACAARLALFVVVVSVTVAVFVAPAAATSDCRSDKCNIAQQVVSSPFAGNGNAAGLAAAILLPFVLVRLSWLRLLATSLGVAAYMEATASRTAMIGVAVAFVIAAGLILIRDARLRTVWATAVLVAAGAFSILPLYANYIDDDFSFRGQLWTAAKHLVVDNPLLGYGPTYWQTMGLSALFDANYSPHNGWLDIAVGMGLVGCVGIIAIVALQVLTTDNGVRAELIGYYAVILSISALESVYVPYYLGIVPAAAVLPLLMYHPVRRWPTVASTGVRTTAAEPQERIV, from the coding sequence ATGAGCCTGGCCCTGCTGCTGATCGGTTCCACCGTGCTGCTCGCGCTCGGGTGGCGTCGCGACGATCTCCGGACCCTGCGGGGGTCGGCCGATGCCGTCGACGTGCTGTGGGTGCTCGCGATCGCCGCGTGGCCGACCGTCGTCACCTATCTCCTCGCGCCGCTCGTCTTTCCGGGAGACGCCGCGGCCCAGGTCGCAGGCGCACAGTTCCCGATACTGCAGTACGCGCCGGCGATGATCATGTCGCTGGTGGCGCTCGGGCGGGCAGTGGTGGCCGGACGCATGAGGATCGATCCGCCCGCCCTGGTTCTCGGCGCGCTGCTGCTCGTGGGCTTTGCGTCGTTGGTGATCGACGGTTCCGGGCAGGTCGTCAACCTCGTCGTCGCCGGGATCCTGGTCGTCGGCACCTTCGTCCGCACTCGCGAGGTCGGCCTGGCCCTGATCGCTTGCGCAGCACGACTGGCGTTGTTCGTCGTGGTCGTGTCCGTGACGGTCGCCGTTTTCGTGGCCCCGGCGGCCGCCACGTCCGACTGCAGATCGGACAAGTGCAACATCGCGCAGCAGGTGGTGAGTTCCCCGTTCGCCGGGAACGGGAACGCCGCAGGTCTGGCCGCCGCGATCCTGCTGCCGTTCGTCCTGGTCCGTCTGTCGTGGCTGCGACTGCTCGCCACCAGCCTGGGTGTCGCGGCATACATGGAGGCGACAGCGAGCCGTACGGCGATGATCGGCGTCGCGGTCGCGTTCGTGATCGCTGCCGGGCTGATCCTGATCCGCGATGCACGGCTGCGCACGGTGTGGGCCACGGCCGTCCTCGTGGCCGCGGGAGCCTTCTCCATCCTGCCCTTGTACGCGAACTACATCGACGACGATTTCAGTTTTCGTGGACAATTGTGGACCGCTGCGAAACACCTTGTCGTCGACAATCCTTTGTTGGGCTATGGACCCACCTATTGGCAGACCATGGGCCTGAGTGCTCTGTTCGACGCAAATTATTCTCCCCACAACGGATGGCTCGACATCGCGGTCGGAATGGGGCTCGTCGGTTGTGTCGGAATAATTGCGATTGTCGCGCTGCAGGTGTTGACCACCGATAACGGAGTTCGTGCGGAATTGATCGGTTACTATGCAGTGATCCTCAGTATTTCCGCACTCGAGTCGGTTTATGTCCCCTATTACCTGGGGATCGTGCCCGCAGCGGCCGTGCTGCCGTTGCTGATGTACCACCCGGTCAGAAGATGGCCGACGGTCGCCTCCACAGGCGTACGCACGACGGCAGCGGAACCACAGGAACGGATCGTTTGA
- a CDS encoding YveK family protein — MSALRVLLSARGIAMVVVLAAIGAALAIGWTAMVAPSYTSTARVYIGVAAPYVGFSAPPGVASFPRERLDVYSTLASSESVLDDAKRIARTDDSTSQLRASLTLSSPAETSLLDITITSSSPGDASRSANGVARALVEAIRGVDAPSPIRGDLVEPAVTPTSRSAPFTRRNLVLGSLLGAALGIIAALRPALRREMADDANEPSQTEGVVRR, encoded by the coding sequence GTGAGTGCTCTCCGGGTGCTGTTGAGCGCCCGCGGCATCGCGATGGTGGTCGTGCTCGCCGCGATCGGCGCCGCCCTGGCGATCGGATGGACGGCGATGGTCGCCCCGTCGTACACGTCCACGGCGCGCGTGTACATCGGTGTGGCCGCACCCTACGTCGGCTTCTCCGCGCCGCCCGGCGTCGCGAGCTTCCCGAGGGAGAGACTCGATGTGTACAGCACACTGGCCTCGAGTGAGAGCGTTCTGGACGACGCGAAACGGATTGCACGAACAGATGATTCGACGTCGCAACTGCGAGCATCGCTGACGCTGTCCTCTCCGGCGGAGACGAGTCTGCTCGACATCACCATCACCTCGTCATCGCCCGGCGACGCGTCGAGGTCGGCGAACGGGGTCGCCCGCGCTCTTGTCGAGGCCATCCGGGGCGTCGATGCCCCGTCGCCGATTCGTGGTGACCTCGTCGAACCCGCGGTCACGCCGACATCGAGGTCTGCGCCTTTCACGCGGCGAAACCTCGTCCTGGGTTCGCTGCTGGGGGCGGCGTTGGGCATCATCGCGGCGCTGCGTCCGGCGCTGCGTCGGGAGATGGCCGACGACGCGAACGAGCCGTCGCAGACAGAAGGGGTCGTCAGGAGATGA
- a CDS encoding YveK family protein, translating into MEFSNFLRRRLVVLIVGLILGAGAGLLYSAAAPTTYMSTTRVFIATGSASAVEAFQGAQAAQQSARTYAALAGGRGVLARAIERSGVSISVDRLQSELVVNLPPLTSVIDVSVNDSNAGDAVALARAVADELIDVVQALETPPGGGIGAIRLVAVDPDSTSASENSFLNTSVLIAGALVGLVFGGLVAWVLEIRRRRRLAKTRPESDGPTPPSAGDDGEPPVRGGSEGTPTWQDRDGPRNPVVPPGRDPVMNHGAQAVRNTPTHNTPMHNGTPQRVRRPSDDAVTQPNAASLEGFGLPPARTVASHRRPDSTDAGHREWSSS; encoded by the coding sequence ATGGAATTCTCCAACTTCCTTCGGCGGCGACTCGTGGTCCTGATCGTGGGTCTCATCCTCGGAGCGGGCGCCGGCCTGCTGTATTCGGCCGCGGCGCCGACGACGTACATGTCGACCACGCGCGTGTTCATCGCGACCGGGTCGGCGAGCGCGGTCGAGGCATTCCAGGGGGCGCAGGCCGCGCAACAGTCCGCTCGGACCTATGCGGCGCTCGCCGGAGGACGGGGAGTCCTGGCCCGAGCCATCGAGCGGTCCGGGGTGTCCATCAGCGTCGATCGACTTCAGTCCGAGCTGGTCGTGAACCTGCCTCCGCTCACATCGGTCATCGATGTCTCGGTCAACGACTCCAACGCCGGTGACGCCGTGGCATTGGCCCGCGCGGTGGCGGACGAACTCATCGACGTGGTCCAGGCCCTGGAGACACCTCCCGGTGGCGGAATCGGCGCCATCCGGTTGGTGGCCGTCGATCCCGATTCGACATCGGCGTCGGAGAACTCGTTTCTGAACACCTCGGTGCTGATCGCCGGCGCCCTGGTGGGACTGGTGTTCGGCGGGCTGGTCGCCTGGGTGCTCGAGATCCGCCGTCGACGCCGCCTGGCGAAGACCCGCCCGGAGAGCGATGGGCCGACCCCGCCGTCCGCGGGCGACGACGGCGAGCCCCCGGTCCGAGGCGGTTCGGAGGGTACTCCCACCTGGCAGGACCGGGATGGCCCGCGCAACCCCGTCGTGCCGCCCGGTCGGGACCCTGTGATGAACCACGGGGCGCAGGCGGTTCGGAACACCCCGACGCACAACACGCCGATGCACAACGGCACACCACAACGCGTGCGCCGCCCGTCCGACGACGCGGTGACGCAACCGAACGCGGCGAGCCTGGAGGGCTTCGGTCTACCGCCGGCGCGAACGGTCGCCAGTCATCGCCGACCGGATTCGACGGACGCCGGTCACCGCGAGTGGAGTTCCTCATGA
- a CDS encoding acyltransferase: MGAVVRRVQFFVWLLPPSGVKNSLLTAAGHCVHSTARVGPIIVLGCPRVEIGRDAVIGPLNVLRSMRRIHLGDQFLMGQLNYISAAREFQAFDEEAGVLTTGTLAVITNRHYLDSSGIIELGTRVIVGGTRVIMQTHEADLSTCTQVAGRITLAEGSMVATGCLLLKGSFLPRNSMLAAGSLLRGTAGEQEKHLYAGRPAAPVRELPPMHYWIRDTNDMPPSAVEF; the protein is encoded by the coding sequence ATGGGTGCCGTGGTCCGGCGCGTGCAGTTCTTCGTCTGGTTGTTGCCACCGAGCGGGGTGAAGAACTCGTTGCTGACGGCCGCGGGGCATTGTGTGCATTCCACCGCGCGCGTCGGCCCGATCATCGTGCTGGGTTGCCCACGTGTCGAGATCGGTCGCGATGCGGTGATCGGCCCGCTGAATGTGCTGCGGTCGATGCGGCGGATACATCTCGGTGACCAGTTCTTGATGGGCCAGTTGAACTACATCAGTGCGGCGCGCGAGTTCCAGGCCTTCGACGAGGAGGCAGGGGTTCTCACGACCGGCACGCTGGCGGTCATCACGAACCGGCACTACCTGGACAGCTCGGGCATCATCGAATTGGGAACCCGCGTGATCGTCGGGGGAACCCGGGTGATCATGCAGACCCACGAGGCAGACCTGAGTACGTGCACACAGGTGGCCGGTCGGATCACGCTGGCCGAGGGGTCGATGGTGGCCACCGGATGTCTGCTCCTCAAGGGTTCGTTCCTGCCCAGGAACTCGATGCTCGCCGCCGGCTCACTGCTCCGCGGTACGGCGGGGGAGCAGGAGAAGCACTTGTACGCGGGACGACCGGCGGCACCCGTGCGCGAACTCCCGCCCATGCATTACTGGATCCGCGACACCAACGACATGCCACCGTCTGCGGTTGAGTTCTGA
- a CDS encoding glycosyltransferase family 4 protein, which translates to MRVVIIGINYFPEPTGIAVYTSDIARILVARGHDVHVLTGLPHYPQWKVSADDPSARSTVVEGVSVRRLSHPVPAVPTLRGRAWMEIVFGIRCLRVLNGTARTADAVVCVSPALLSSAMVIGRLTLRRRRPALGLWIQDVYSRAGIETGAVGTRGARLIASVESATARRADGVLAIHERFARILVSSLRVDPQRVSIIRNWCHTHRTEFASRAAARSVLGWDAAGRYIAVHAGNMGAKQDLDNLVSAARVSHGRGSPVDFVLIGDGNQRARLEGLGRDVPTLSFRDPLPGPDFQAALQAADVVLVNEAPDVREMALPSKLTSYFESGTPVVAATSADSVTAEEVAAAGAGVRVDPGQPALLADAVLEVARDAAASRRYGDNARRYVDVVLDRERAADQFESWLQSIVRDRSAAPSQDR; encoded by the coding sequence ATGAGGGTCGTGATCATCGGTATCAATTATTTTCCGGAGCCGACCGGTATAGCGGTGTACACATCCGACATTGCGCGGATTCTCGTTGCACGCGGTCACGATGTCCACGTGCTCACCGGCCTGCCGCACTACCCGCAGTGGAAGGTGTCCGCGGATGATCCGTCGGCGCGCTCGACCGTCGTCGAGGGCGTATCCGTCCGCCGCCTGTCGCATCCCGTCCCCGCTGTGCCGACCCTGCGAGGGCGCGCCTGGATGGAGATCGTGTTCGGCATCCGGTGCCTTCGAGTCCTGAACGGAACGGCGCGAACAGCAGATGCGGTCGTCTGTGTGTCGCCGGCACTGCTCTCCTCGGCGATGGTCATCGGGCGGCTGACGCTCCGCAGACGTCGACCGGCGCTGGGACTGTGGATCCAGGATGTCTACAGCCGGGCGGGGATCGAGACCGGCGCAGTGGGCACCCGTGGCGCCCGACTGATCGCATCCGTCGAATCGGCCACCGCTCGACGCGCCGACGGGGTCCTGGCGATCCATGAGCGGTTCGCGCGCATCCTCGTGTCGTCGCTGCGGGTCGACCCGCAGCGGGTCTCCATCATCAGGAACTGGTGTCACACGCATCGGACCGAGTTCGCCTCGCGTGCTGCGGCCCGCTCGGTTCTCGGCTGGGATGCGGCCGGGAGATACATCGCGGTGCACGCGGGGAACATGGGGGCCAAACAGGATCTCGACAACCTGGTCAGTGCCGCCCGGGTGTCCCACGGTCGCGGTTCGCCGGTCGATTTCGTCCTGATCGGTGACGGAAACCAGCGTGCACGACTCGAGGGACTGGGTCGAGATGTGCCGACGTTGAGTTTCCGGGACCCGTTGCCGGGCCCGGACTTCCAGGCGGCTTTGCAGGCGGCCGACGTGGTGCTGGTCAACGAGGCCCCCGACGTACGCGAGATGGCGCTGCCCAGCAAGCTCACGTCGTACTTCGAGAGCGGTACTCCCGTGGTGGCCGCGACATCAGCCGACAGCGTCACCGCCGAGGAGGTGGCGGCGGCCGGGGCCGGGGTACGGGTCGACCCCGGTCAACCCGCTCTGCTGGCCGACGCGGTACTCGAGGTCGCCCGGGACGCCGCTGCTTCCCGGCGATACGGCGATAACGCACGTCGCTACGTCGATGTCGTCCTCGATCGGGAGCGTGCAGCAGACCAGTTCGAGTCCTGGTTGCAGTCGATCGTCCGCGACCGGTCCGCTGCACCATCGCAGGATCGGTAG